Within the Drosophila miranda strain MSH22 chromosome Y unlocalized genomic scaffold, D.miranda_PacBio2.1 Contig_Y2_pilon, whole genome shotgun sequence genome, the region tctgtgatatgtcactgctacaaaaatatttcaaaacttcgccccgcccacttccgcccccacaaaggacgaaaatctgtggcatccacaatttcaacgatacgagaaaaccaaaaacgcagaaccgtagaagatgactatatcttctagagtgcaaaatctgaaccagtgTAACGATCCGTTCTTTTCCCGTCTGATGCAGCTGGGCTGGCTCAGCGGTCGGTAGGCTCGCTGCAACAATATTTGTATGTTGCCCCGACGACAAGTAAGAAGGCACGGGTTGGGTCTTGTACTGGTACGCTAATATGctttattggtatcttaagtcTATCTTACGCTATTCCGACTCCGGTGCGGGTTCTCCTCGTGGTTCTCCTCTGTGGTTCGATGAGCGTGTCGCTCCCTGGGCCCACATAGAGGCCCACGGCGTCGCCGAGCGTGGCACCGCCGGCTCTACTGACTGGGGCTAGCGATTCTTGGCACGTGGCCCAAATCCGCCTCTCAGTCAGGCGCCTGACGCGTTCGCTCTCACTCGACTCACTTGGCTTTGCGGCCCGAGGGTGCCTCCCTCCTGGTGGGATGCGCGTCAAGCGTGGCACTGTTGGTTCAAGGGATTGGGGtctttggctcttggctgcACGCTCGAGTCCGCCTCTCAATCCTCACACAACGTGTTCGCTTTCTAACGCTCTTTTCCCTTCGCTCGGTCTCACTCTTCTGGCTCACTGTTCACTTCACTCTTGCTAGCTCCGTTGGCTGACTGTCCACGTTCCTGGTCGCGGCCCTCCTCTTATAGGCTCGCTTCTGCGTCGGCGCCGCCGATGCCGCCTGGCGCTAACGGCACTTTCCGCCATGCGGTGCCCGTATTTTTCCATCGGCGTTCCTTTATTTCCTTGTCGCTTTCCAACGGGACCTGGCTGGTGGCGTGATCTCAtgaccatatttggtcatgcgctgggccactgccggcccgatcccgtcaTCCCGCGGCTCTCTCTCCAGGGGTCCTCCCCTCTCATCTTGGGTCCCCGGGAGAGGTCTCCTCGGGAATTCGCCGCCTCCGGATATCCCCGGATAACGGCCGTTAGCGCTTAACCCTGCACTGCCCCCTACGTCCCCTTTCTTTTATTGGCGGAAAACCCCGGTTTTCCGCGTCCCAGGTTTGGGATGCTTCAAAAGCCCCGCGCGAACGGCGCGCGCGTGCTTTGTTCTCGACCCGGGCGCCCTCTTTCGGCCTCACGCCTTGCGGTGTTGCCGTACCTCTCCGATGAGCGcgatcgattcgattcccCCTTACCGATAGTTCGCATAGGAGCTTCTTTTGCCCCGCCCGATATAGGGTACGGTCGCTATTCTGACCTACTCGATATGACACAGCGTTGCCCTTACGCTCCACTCGATACAGCGTAGGGTCGTTTCTGTGCTCTACTCGATATGTCGGATCGCGAATTACTCAATGGACTGGAAACGTACTATTTTCTCGCGATGCCGGATGCATCGCATCCGCGAGAGAGCGCGTGACGACGGCCGGCCACTCCTCGCGGTTGACGGCCTGACGGACTCGACGTGTTCAGGGGGTGGCAGCCagagctcctcctcctccacctcggCTCGTCGTAGCCTCTCCTGCCACTCCTCTTCGGGCGACTGGACTCGAGCCGCCTTCGGCGCTGGTGGGcactccgcctcctcctcgtcgctggAGATCACCGCCAGCCCGCCTGCCGCGCCCTCCGCCCGCGTCGCCCTTGCCTTCTCCGCTTCCGCCCGCAGACGCGCCGTCTCCCTTTGCTCCGCTGCGTCGACCTGGCTAATACACCGCCATTGGCGACGTCTCGCTCGTGGCGCTGCGCCTCCACTTCTTGCGCCGCCTTTTCAGCCTCCTGCGTGGCCTTCAGCCTCTTTGCCAGCGTCAAGGCGTCCTCCCATACACGCCGTTGCCTCCGCTCCTCCGCCGCCGCGGCCAGCGCGAACCGCAGGTGCCATTCCGCGAGGCGTCGTGCCTCAGCGGCCGCGTTATCTTCCGCGATGTCGGCCTGCGTTGCCTGCGGCTCTTTGACCGCGGTCTCGGTCGGCGTTGTCTGCGGCTCTTTGACCGCGGTTTCGGCCAGCGTTGGCGGCGGCTCCTCGACCTGTGGGTCTGTCGGCCGCTGATCCCCTCGCCGCGCCGTCGACCTCCCCCTTGTGCGTGCCGACGACTCCTCTTCCTTGGCCGTACGCGTCGAACGCGTGGACGCCCGCTTCGAGGCCCGCTCACTGGGCTCCTCCTTCCGCGTCTCCGTGCGCCCCCTCCTTCCTCCCTCAGGccgctcctcgcgcttgctggGTGGGGCTTCTCGCGCTTGTCAGTGCGGGGCTCTTCGTGCTTGCTGgtccggggctcctcgcgcctgctggtccggggctcctcgcgcttgccgGTGCGGGACTCCTCGCGTCTGCTGGTCCggtgctcctcgcgcttgccggtgtggggctcctcgcgcttgctggTGCGGGGCTCCTTGCTACTGCTGgtccggggctcctcgcgcttggtgtggggctcctcgcgtctgctggtccggggctcctcgcgcttcGCCTCGCTTGCGCGTTCTCCCCGGGGCGCCGGCTCCCAGCTCACCAATTCTAGGTCACTTTCCGTCTCGGTGTACCCCGGCCATACCACGGGGGACACCGTCGGTCCCATGGATCCCGCGGTTGACACTAGCGGTGAGGCCAACAACTGAAGCTCCGGGGACCAACTACTACTCGCCCTTTGCTCCTCGCGCTCGACCTGGTACGCCTGCCGCCGAAAGTTATCCGCGCCTCTCGCCGCGTTAACCCTAGGGTGCCCCCTGGTTTTGTTAGCTTTCCTTCGGTTCCCACTTTTCTtccttttccctttttttttttttatttggccCTTTCTACTTCCAGGTCTGGCGACGTGTTGCCTGGCTTCGCCTTGGATCTGGTAAGCCTCCCGAGTTCTTGGGTTCCTCATCTCACCTTGCCTTTCTTCCTTTCTTCctttcttcctttttttttcttaaaacaccccttttttttggttttttttttttccttttacTTGTTCTTGTTTTCAGTTACTTTCTTCTCCATTCTTCTTCTCTACTCTTCTTTTCTCCTCAATACCTAGCCCGGAATACCTCATGCCGGTCGGTGGACACCAATAGCCGTTACCGGACGCCCCCGTCGTTGACCAGACGCTTCACCTTCCTTGCGGTTGGCTTTATCCGCGCGAGAGAGCGCGTGACGACGGCCGGCCACTCCTCGCGGTTGACGGCCCGCCACCGTGAGTTGTCCGCCGACCTCGTCTGGGGCCACGATGCCTGGCGCTGGAGCTCGGGCCGGCGCGCCTCCGCCCGCTCCCCTGGGCACGACGCCTGTCGGCCCAGCTTCGGACGCTCGCCCTGGCCGGGTTCCGGCCATCGCCAAGGACCTCTCTCCCATGGCTCAGATGAGTGTTGTTCCGCGGCCTCGTCCTTCTTCGCTTCCGCCGTTGCTCTTGCGCCGTCATCCGCTTCGCCGTCGGCCGCCACCTCGGCTTCGGGCGCCGCCGCTGGGCCCTCCGCCGTCAGTGATGTTGGCGTGTTCGCCGTGCCCTCCGTCTCGACCTCTGCCGTCCTCCCGGGCGCCTCCTCGGGCACCTCTTCGGCGGTGGGTGCCACCGCTGGGCCTGTCGACTCCTGTGGCCGTGCCCGCCGCCTCGGGTCCCGCTCGTCACTGGCCTGGTGCCTCCTCCCACAGTCGAGCCTCCCTCGCTTCTTGCCCGGGCTGCTGGGGCGCGGGCCCAGAGGCCCACGATATGTGCAGCGTTTGCACGTGCCACATCATGCCGTCTCGCACCGCAGAGCGCACCTCCTGCGAGACGAACGGCCCGATGGCGGCTCCCTGTGGCCCGtgccagtgctgctgctgctgctgatgctgctgctgctgacgctgctgctgctgctgctgatgctgatgctgctgttgctgatgctgatgctgctgacgctgctgctgctgacccCCTTGACCGCGTCGCCAAGGACCTCTCTCCCATGGTGACCGCGGTGGCGACCGCGTTGACCATCAAGTTGGGCCACCCGCTCCTCCCTTGTGGGCGATTCATGTCCTGCGTGACACGCGGGGTTCTTAGTTTTACTGAACCTTAGTTGTAAGAGTATCCCGTACGACCTTGTCCTGCGTGGCCTCCCGCTGGGACTCTCCTTTCTGCCCCTGCCGTTAGTCTCTGTCTTCCGTGCTCGTCCACCCTTCTCCGTATGCCTCGCCCGATGCCCCTCCCTGTGCGTCGTCTACGCTTCGGCTCCAGGGCCTGTTTTAGGGGTTCCTTCCCCGGGTTGTGGCATCAGGTCCCCTATATGGGCGGTCCGCGTCCGTTTCTCGCTGTCCTTCTTTAATTTACAAATGACCGGGGACACGAAATCCATTATGGTGTATGGCCCGTCATATTTCGGGGCCAGTTTTGCCGCAAACCCTTCGGCCGCGTTGGATAGATGGTGTTGCTTGGCCCATACCTTGTCTCCAATCGTGGGTTTCCAcgctctcctcctcaggtTATAATACCTCGCCTGGTCCTGCGCCGCTCTTTCGAGATTCCGCCTCACCAGTTGAAACACCTCTCTCAACTTGGCCGCGTTCTCATCCGGAGTGGGCGTGCCCTGTCCTGTGCCAAGCGCTTCGTCATCGTATAGAGCCTTTGGTAGCCTCGGCTCTCTCCCTTGGACCACGAACGCCGGCGAGTACCCGGTGGATTCGGACACCCCTGAATTTACGGCCAACATTATCTCTGGCCATTTCTCATCCCAGTTCATCTGGTTCCCTTCGgtgaactgagctatcatAGTTTTCACTGTCCGGTTAGTTCGCTACGTCGGGTTCTCCTGCGGCGTGTACGGGGCCGTGAACTGATGCCGTACACCCATCTGCTCCAAAAGCCTCTTAAAAGCTCTACTGGTGAACTGGACGCCATTATCCGTGATCACCACCTTCGGCACGCCAAACCGGGACACGATGCGCTCTCGGAACGCTTTCGTTAGTGCTTCCGCAGTGGCCTTTCTCAAGGGGACCAACTCGGTCCATTTCGAGAACCGATCCACCATCACCAATAACATGGCATTCCCATGCTTTGACCTGGGCAGAGGGCTCACGAAGTCGGCACACACCGTTGCCCACGGCTCTTCTGGCACTTGTGTCAGCATTTTCCCGGCCGCCTGCAGTTGACTTGGTTTGTAGCGTATGCAGCTTTCACACTTTCTCACGTATGTCCTCACATCTCGGTGCATCCCCGGCCAGTAGTATCGGGCGGCTACTCGGGCCATCGTCCTTCTGCCGCCCGCGTGCCCCGCCTCCGGCGAGTCGTGATTCTCTCTTATAACTCTCTCTCTTAGATCCTTCGGTACGCATAACTTCCATGATGCTATCTCCTCTTCTCCAGCCCGGTGCGGGATGTGCCGGTATATCCGGCCTGCTTCCTCGACGTAATCCGGATATTTCCTCGGTTCCGTCTTCATCCTCTCTTTGACCTTTTTAATCCATCCGCACTCTGCCTCCGGTTCGTGTCCCTTTTCTGCTTCCTCCTCGGTGGTTCTCAGGCATCGCTCCGCCAATGGCTGTCGGGACAGTGCGTCCGCCACTACGTTCAGCTGCCCTTTCCTATATGCCACTTCGAAG harbors:
- the LOC117193596 gene encoding uncharacterized protein LOC117193596, which encodes MNWDEKWPEIMLAVNSGVSESTGYSPAFVVQGREPRLPKALYDDEALGTGQGTPTPDENAAKLREVFQLVRRNLERAAQDQARYYNLRRRAWKPTIGDKVWAKQHHLSNAAEGFAAKLAPKYDGPYTIMDFVSPVICKLKKDSEKRTRTAHIGDLMPQPGEGTPKTGPGAEA